GCGAGACGCGCGGCCCGCATCGCCGTGGCCGCGGGCCTCGTGGCCGCGCTCGCCGCGGCCGGGCCCGTGCCCGCGGCCTTCGCCGCCGACGGCCCGGCGGCCGCTCTGCCGGCCGACGCCTCCGTCAAGTCCGCGCACGACAAGCTCGGTTCGGACGACGCGGACCGGCTCGCCGAGGCGAAGGCGGACGGCGAGAAGAACGTCACGATGATGGTCGCCACCGCGCCGGGCGACACCGAGCGGGTGGCGAAGGAGCTGGAGGCGGTCCCCGGCGGCACCGTCGGCCGGACCTACGACGAGCTGGGCTACGTCCGCGCCACCGTCCCCACCGCCAAGGCGGACTCGGCCATCGCCGCCGCCGCGAAGCTCTCCTCCGTGCACGGCATCGACCTGCGCGAGGAGATACCGCTGGACGACCCGACGCCGAGCGCGGACCGGGCGAAGGGCGCCACGCACCACAAGGGCCGTTCCTACCCGGCGCCGGACCGCCGCACCCCCGCCGAGAACCCGTACAACCCGTCCTTCGAGACGGGCGCCGTCGACTTCGTGGAGAAGTACCCGAAGGCGGACGGCCGCGGCGTCACCATCGGCATCCTGGACTCGGGTGTCGACCTCGGGCACCCGGCGCTGCGGAAGACCACCACCGGCGAGCGCAAGATCGTCGACTGGGTCACCGCCACCGACCCGGTCGTCGACGGCGACCGCACCTGGCGCCCGATGACCACCTCGGTGTCCGGGCCGACCTTCACCTTCGGCGGGCAGACCTGGACGGCTCCCGCGGGCTCCTACCGGGTCAGCACCTTCCTGGAGTCCTACACCACCGGCGGTGACGCGGCCGGCGACGCCAACCGGGACGGCGACACCACCGACTCCTGGGGCGTCCTGTACGACGCGCAGGCCGGCACGGTCCGCGTCGACCTGAACGGCAACCACGACTTCGCCGACGACACCCCGATGAAGCCCTACAAGGACGGCTTCCAGGTCGGGTACTTCGGCACCGACGACCCGAAGACGGACGTGGCCGAGCGCCAGCCCTTCGTCATCGAGATCCGCAAGGACGTCGTCTACAACTCCTCCGGCGCCAAGGCCGACTTCGTCAACATCGGCGTCATCGAGTCCGAGCACGGCACGCACGTCGCCGGACTCACCGCCGCCAACGGCCTGTTCGGCGGCCGGATGGACGGTGCCGCGCCCGGCGCGAAGATCGTCTCCTCCCGCGCCTGCACCTGGAGCGGCGGCTGCACCAACGTCGCGCTCACCGAGGGCATGATCGACCTCGTCGTCAACCGCGGCGTCGACATCGTCAACATGTCGATCGGTGGCCTGCCCGCGCTCAACGACGGCAACAACGCCCGCGCGGAGCTGTACACGCGGCTCATCGACGACCACGGCGTCCAGCTCGTCATCTCCGCGGGCAACTCGGGCCCCGGCGCCAACACCATCGGCGACCCCGGCCTCGCCGACAAGGTGATCTCCGTCGGCGCGTCCATCTCCCGCGAGACCTGGGCCGCCAACTACGGCTCCCAGGTGCGCACCAGGTACGCGATGATGCCGTTCTCCTCGCGCGGCCCGCGTGAGGACGGCGGCTTCACGCCGACGCTGACCGCACCCGGCGCCGCGGTCAACACCATCCAGACCTGGATGCCCGGCGCCCCGGTCCCGGAGGCGGGCTACGACCTGCCGGCCGGCTACGGCATGCTCCAGGGCACCTCGATGGCCTCCCCCCAGGCCGCCGGCGCCTCCGCGCTGCTGCTGTCCGCCGCGAAGCAGGCGCGCGTCGACCTCACGCCCGCGAAGCTGCGCACGGCGCTGACCTCGACCGCCGACCACATCAGCGGCGTGCAGGCGTACGAGGAGGGCGCGGGCCTGATCAACGTCCCCGACGCCTGGCGCGCGATCCGCGAGGGCGCCACCGCCCACGAGTACACCGTCCAGGCCCCGGTCGACACCGCGATCGACCAGTTCCTGAAGACCCCGGGCAAGGGCACCGGCCTCTACGACCGCGAGGGCGGCCTGAAGGCCGGCGAGCGCAAGACGTACGAGATCACGCTCACCCGCACCTCCGGCTCCGACCGGGCGGTCCGGCACGAGCTGGAGTTCGAGAACAACGCCGGGCGCACCTTCCGGATCGTCGGTCCGGACGAGGTGCGGCTGCCGCTGAACGAGCCGGTGACCGTCAAGGTCGAGGCGCGGCCCGGGTCCGCGGGGCTCAAGAGCGCCGTCCTGGAGGTCGACGACCCCCGCACCGAGGGCGTCGACAAGCAGGTCCTGACCACGGTCGTGGTCTCCGCCCCGCTGAAGTACGACGTCTCCGCCCGGGGCTCGGTGCAGCGCAACGCCACCAAGTCCTACTTCGTGACCGTCCCCGAGGGCGCGAAGACGCTGGAGGTGGCGATGAGCGGGCTGAGGGACGGGAGCCAGACCCGGTTCATCGCCATCCACCCGTACGGCGTCCCGGTCGACAACACCTCCACGCCGTACTGCTACAACAACTACCTCGACGGCAACGGCTGCCGGCCCGACGTGCGCGCGTACGCCGACCCGCAGCCCGGCGTCTGGGAGATCGAGGTCGAGTCGCGGCGCACCTCGCCGCTGCTGGACAACCCGTACGAGCTGGACGTCACCGTCCTCGGCGCCGTCTTCGACCCGGAGACCGTGGCCGTGCCCGAGGCGAAGGCCGGCACGCCGGCCGCCGTCTCCTGGAAGGTGACGAACCGCTACGCCCCGCTGGAGGGCAAGCTGGTCGGCGGCCCGCTCGGCTCGTCCGAGACGTCCCGCCCGTCCATCGCGCAGGGACAGACGGCCACCTCCACCGTCGAGGTGCCCGAGGGCGCCGACTCGCTGGACGTCGCCATCGGCGGGGTCTCCGACGCGGCCGCCGACCTGGACCTGACGGTCTACGGCGCGGACGGTGCCGTGGTCGGCCAGTCCGCCGACGGCGACTCCGAGGAGTCCGTCTCCGTCGCGAAGCCGGCCGCCGGCACGTACACCGTCGAGGTCGCCGGCTACTCGGTGCCGTCGGGCAGCACGGAGTACGACTACCGGGACGTGTTCTTCGCGGCCACCCTCGGCTCGGTCTCCGTGGACGACGCGGCGCCGGTCGAGCTCGGCACGGGCGACTCGGCGACGGTCACCGCCCAGGTGACGGCGCTGGCCGCCGCCCCGGAGGGCCGTGAGTTCTTCGGCCGGGTCCAGCTGGTCAACGCCCACGGCACGGCCGCGGGCCTGGGCAGCGTGCGGATCGGGAAGGTCGTGCCGTAGTCCGGTGCGGTACGGGGAGGGCGGGCGCTCCGCGGGGGCGCCCGCCCTTTGCTGTGTCCGGCGGTCAGCGGTCAGTCGCAGGTGAGGGTGCGGGACTCGGCGAGGGACGCGGTGATCCAGGCGCGTTCGGCGGCGATGGCCGGGCCGCCGGTGATCACGGCGTCCGGGGTGTCCCCGTGCAGGGGGATGCCGATCAGCGCCCGGTCGCCCGCGGCGAGGCGGGCCGTGCCGTCGTCCAGCTCGAAGGTGACCGGCTCGCCGTCCTGCTCCGGCCGTCCGCCCGGCTCCGGCTTGTAGGTGCGGGTCACGTCGAGGGTGACGCGGTGGCGTCCGGTGCCCGGCACGGGTTCGGCGCGGGTCACCGTGCCCTCGGCCACCAGTCGGGCGCAGGCGAGGTAGTGGGGGCTGCCGAAGGCTGTTCCGGACCCGCTGGAGTCCGCCCGCTCGTCGCTCGCCACGCCCTTGCCGGACGCGTCGTCGGAGCCACCGCTCCCGCCCTGCGCCACCAGCCAGCCGAGGCCCGTCACCACGGTGCCCGCGCAGACCACCGCGAGGGCGCCGAGAGCGAGGGCGAGCGGACGGCGCCGGGGGCGGCGGGGGGCGGGGACCACCGTGGAGGTCCCGGGCTCGGGGAGCGGCCCGGGGACCGGCTCGGCGGGTGGCCCGCTCAGCGAGCGGCCGATGATCCCCAGCTGTTCCCGCAGCAGCGCCACGTCGGCCGTCGCGGACCGGTACGCGCCGTGGGCCTCCGCGCCGACGCCGGGCGGCAGCGGCTCCCCCGTGATCGCGGCCATCAGCGCGTCGTGCCCGGCGTGCCCGTCGGCGTGCCCGTCGGGCTGCTTCTCGGCGGCCATCTCACACCACCTCGTCCTCGTGCAGGCGGGCCCGCAGTGCCCGTACCGCCGTGTGCAGCCTGCTCTTGACCGTGCCCTCGGGGATGCCCAGCTCCTCGGCGATGCCGCGCACCGGCAGGTCCGCGAAGAACCGCAGGACGAGGACCTGGCGCTGGGCGTCGGGCAGCTCGTCCAGGCCCTGGGCGACGGCGAGGGAGAGCACGCTGGTGTCCTCCCCCGACGGGTGGTCCGTCTGGCGGAGCGCGGCCAGGCGCTCCCCGAGCCGGTCCTGGCGGCGCCGGGCGCGGTGCCAGTCCATCGCCAGGTTGGAGGCGACGACCGCCGCCCACGCCGACACGTCGCGCGGCGCCTCCCGGCCGCTCGCCGTCCGCTCCAGCAACCGCAGGCGGACCTGCTGCACCCCGTCCGGCAGGTCCGCCTGCGGCACCCCGCCCAGCGCGAGCACCGCCCGCACCCGGCGTTCCTGGGCCGCGTCCAGGGGATCGTCCCGTCCGGCGTCCCCCTGGCCGCGGCGGGCCTTTCTGCGCAGCACTGCCACCCCTCCCCCTGGGACCTGTCCCCGCGTCTCCCCTATGACGCCGCGGCAGCCCGAAACGTTCGCCCGTCCGGCCGGCAGGCGGCGCGAGGCGTACGTCACATCGTCGTGTGGGGTGGGACGGGATGGGCAGGGGCGGACCGAGCCACCGCGTCCCAGGGTGCGGGCACCCGGGGCAAAGGATTGGACAGGCGGGCCGGGCTTCGCCCCATGATGGAAAAGTCTCGGCCGAGCAAAGCGCGCGTGAAGACACGCGTACAAACGGAGAAGGAGTCACCGTGAGGATCGGAATCGTCGGAGCCACCGGCCAGGTGGGCACGGTCATGCGCAGGATCCTCACGGAGCGCGACTTCCCGGTCACCGAGCTGCGCCTGTTCGCCTCGGCGCGCAGCGCCGGCAAGGAGCTGGACGGCGTGACGGTCGAGGACGCGACCACCGCCGACTACTCCGGCCTGGACATCGTGCTCTTCTCCGCGGGCGGCGCCACCTCCAAGGCGCTGGCCGAGAAGGTCGCCTCGCAGGGCCCCGTCGTGATCGACAACTCCTCCGCCTGGCGCCGCGACCCCGAGGTCCCGCTGGTGGTCTCCGAGGTGAACCCGCACGCGATCGCGGACCGCCCCAAGGGCATCATCGCCAACCCGAACTGCACCACGATGGCCGCGATGCCGGTGCTGCGTCCGCTGCACGCGGAGGCGGGCCTCGAAGCCCTCGTCGTCGCCACGTACCAGGCGGTCTCCGGCTCCGGCCTGGCCGGTGTGGACGAGCTGTTCGAGCAGGTCCAGAAGGTCGGCGCGGACGCCCCCAAGCTCACGCACGACGGCTCCGCGGTGGAGTTCCCGAAGCCCGACAAGTACGTGGCGCCGATCGCGTACAACGTGCTGCCGCTGGCCGGCTCCATCGTCGACGACGGCCTGCACGAGACGGACGAGGAGCAGAAGCTCCGCAACGAGTCCCGCAAGATCCTGGAGATCCCGGAGCTGAAGGTCTCCGGCACCTGCGTGCGGGTGCCCGTCTTCAGCGGCCACTCCCTGCAGATCAACGCCCGTTTCGCCCGCCCGCTCAGCGTGGCCCGCGCCAAGGAGCTGCTGGCCGGTGCCCCCGGCGTCGCCCTCACCGAGGTGCCGACCCCGCTCCAGGCGGCCGGGCAGGACCCGTCGTACGTGGGCCGCATCCGTGAGGACGAGACCGTGGAGAACGGCCTCGCCCTGTTCGTCTCCAACGACAACCTGCGCAAGGGCGCGGCCCTGAACGCGGTGCAGATCGCGGAGCTGGTGGCGGCGGAGCTGAAGGGCTAGAGGCCCGGGGCTAGCCCCGCCTCACCTCGTAGAGGAAGCAGCCGTACTCGACGGCCCGGACGTGGACGAACGCCACGGCCGGGTCGTCGAACGCTTCCTGGATGGCGGGGGCGAACTCGTCGGCCCCGCCGACCAGCCGCCCGCCCAGGATGTGCCCCTCGGCCGAGTAGCGGCGCACCGTGCGGTGGGCGTTGGTGAAGGCCAGGCCGTCCCCGTCGGGCCCCGCGCACTCCTCGGCGTGGACGAAGACCGGCCCCTGCTCGTCGTACGCGCCCGGGTCGGCGCCGGTGCGAGCCGCCCAGCGGCGCAGCGGGGCGTAGGAGACGAGGGCGATCCTCTCCCCCGGCACGCTGCGGCGCAGGCAGCAGCGCAGGGGTGCGCCGCCCTCGGGGTCGGTGAGCGGGTCGGGGGCGCGGCCGGCGTCGTCGGTGACGCGCAGTTCCTTCAGGGTGGCAGGGGGGACCGGGTGTGCGGTGTAGTGCTCCATGGCTCCCAGGTTCGCGCCCGCGCGGCCCGCCCACCGGCGGGAAATGGACATCGCGCTCCGTGCGGGCCCCGTGGAAGGATGGCGCAACCGACACATAACGAGGAGATGACCGCGTGCCTGGCACAAACCTGACTCGCGAAGAGGCGCGGCAGCGGGCGACGCTGCTGAGCGTTGACTCGTACGAGATCGATCTCGACCTCACCGGCGCGCAGGAGGGCGGCACCTACCGGTCCGTGACCACGGTGCGCTTCGACGTCGCGGAGGGCGGCGGCGAGTCCTTCATCGACCTGGTCGCGCCGACGGTCCACGAGGTGACGCTGAACGGCGACGCCCTCGACGCCGACGAGGTGTTCCAGGACTCCCGCATCGCCCTGCCGGGCCTGCTGCCGGGGCGCAACATCCTGCGCGTGGCCGCCGACTGCGCGTACACCAACACCGGCGAGGGCCTGCACCGGTTCGTCGACCCGGTGGACGACCAGGCGTACCTGTACACCCAGTTCGAGGTGCCGGACGCCCGCCGGGTGTTCGCGTCCTTCGAGCAGCCCGACCTCAAGGCGACGTTCCAGTTCACCGTGAAGGCGCCCGAGGGCTGGACGGTCATCTCCAACTCGCCGACGCCCGAGCCGAAGGACAGCGTCTGGGTCTTCGAGCCGACCCCGCGCCTCTCGTCGTACGTCACGGCCCTGATCGTCGGCCCGTACCACTCGGTGCACAGCGTGTACGAGAAGGACGGCCAGTCCGTCCCGCTCGGCATCTACTGCCGCCCGTCGCTCGCCGAGCACCTCGACTCGGACGCCATCTTCGAGGTGACCCGGCAGGGCTTCGAGTGGTTCCAGGAGAAGTTCGACTACCCGTACCCCTTCAAGAAGTACGACCAGCTCTTCGTGCCGGAGTTCAACGCGGGCGCGATGGAGAACGCGGGCGCGGTGACCATCCGGGACCAGTACGTGTTCCGCTCGAAGGTGACGGACGCCGCGTACGAGGTGCGGGCGGCGACGATCCTGCACGAGCTGGCGCACATGTGGTTCGGCGACCTGGTCACCATGGAGTGGTGGAACGACCTGTGGCTGAACGAGTCGTTCGCCACCTACGCCGAGGCCGCCTGCCAGGCCGACGCGCCCGGCTCCAAGTGGCCGCACTCGTGGACGACGTTCGCCAACCAGATGAAGACCTGGGCCTACCGGCAGGACCAGCTCCCGTCCACGCACCCGATCATGGCGGACATCAGCGACCTGGACGACGTGCTCGTCAACTTCGACGGCATCACGTACGCCAAGGGCGCGAGCGTGCTCAAGCAGCTCGTCGCGTACGTCGGTGAGGACGCGTTCTTCCGGGGCGTGCAGGCGTACTTCAAGCGGCACGCGTTCGGCAACACGCGCCTGTCCGACCTGCTGGGCGTGCTGGAGGAGACCTCCGGGCGCGACCTGAAGACCTGGTCGAAGGCGTGGCTGGAGACGGCGGGCATCAACGTGCTGCGCCCGGAGATCGAGACGGACGGCGAGGGAGTGATCACCTCCTTCGCCATCCGGCAGGAGGCTCCGGCCCTGCCCGCCGGTGCCAAGGGCGAGCCCACGCTGCGCCCGCACCGCATCGCGGTCGGCGCCTACGACCTCGACGCGGACGGCAAGCTGGTGCGCGGCGAGCGCGTGGAACTGGACGTGGACGGGGAGCTGACGGACGTACCGCAGCTGGTCGGCAAGGCCCGCCCGGCGGTGCTGCTCCTGAACGACGACGACCTGTCGTACGCGAAGGTCAGGCTGGACGAGCAGTCCCTGGCCGTCGTCACCGAGCACCTGGGCGACTTCACCGAGTCGCTGCCGCGCGCGCTGTGCTGGGCGTCGGCCTGGGACATGACCCGGGACGCGGAGCTGGCCACCCGGGACTACCTCTCCCTGGTGCTGTCCGGCATCGGCAAGGAATCCGACATCGGTGTCGTGCAGTCGCTGCACCGCCAGGTGAAGCTGGCCATCGACCAGTACGCCGCCCCGACCGCCCGCGAGGCGCTGCTCACCCGCTGGACCGAGGCCACGCTGGCCCACCTGCGGGCCGCCGAGGCGGGCAGCGACCACCAGCTGGCGTGGGCGCGCGCGTTCGCGGCGACGGCGCGGACGCCGGAGCAGCTCGACCTGCTGGACGCGCTCCTCGACGGCACGCAGACGATCGAGGGCCTGGCCGTCGACACGGAGCTGCGCTGGGCGTTCGTGCAGCGGCTGGCGGCCGTGGGCCGGTTCGGCGGCTCGGAGATCGCCTCGGAGTACGAGCGGGACAAGACGGCCGCCGGTGAGCGGCACGCCGCCACCGCGCGTGCCGCCCGGCCCACCGAGCAGGCCAAGGCGGAGGCCTGGGAGTCGGTCGTGGAGTCCGACAAGCTGCCGAACGCCGTCCAGGAGGCGGTCATCGCCGGCTTCGTCCAGACCGACCAGCGCGAGCTGCTGGCGTCGTACACGGAGCGGTACTTCGAGGCGCTGAAGGGCGTCTGGGAGTCCCGGTCGCACGAGATGGCCCAGCAGATCGCGGTCGGCCTGTACCCGGCGGTGCAGGTGTCGCAGGAGACCCTGGACCGCACGGACGCGTGGCTGGCCTCCGCCCAGCCGAACGCGGCCCTGCGCCGCCTGGTCTCGGAGTCCCGCTCGGGCATCGAACGCGCCCTGCTGGCCCAGGCGGCCGACGCGGCGGCGACCACGGAGTAGGTCTTCACGCCGCAGGGGCGCCCGGTCCGCACGTCGGGCCGGGCGCCCCTGCCGTGTGCCCGGGTGGGCCGACGCGCGGCCGCCCCGTCACCGGGCCCGCCCGGGCCGTGCCGTTCGCCCACCACGCCCGGTGGCGCGCGCCGCGCCGCGGGGCCCCCGGCGCGGCTCGGCTCAGGGGCGGGAGGCCGCCGCCCCGTGGAGAGCCCCGAGTACCGTCGCGACGGCGGGGGCCTCCGACGCTCCCCTGCGTACGGCCGCGACGACGTGCCGGACGGGGCGGTCGGCGTGCAGGTCGCGCATGGAGACGCCGTCGCGCGGGACGGCCGCCATGCGGGGTACCAGGGCCACGCCCATCCCGGCCCCGACCATCGCGAGGATCGCCGTCCAGCCGGCCGCCGTATGGGCCTGGTGCGGGCGGAAGCCGGCCGTCTCGCAGGCCGCATGCGTGATGGCGGACCAGGGGCCGCTGCCGCCGAAGATCCACGGCTCGGCGGCGAGGTCCGCCAGGCGGAGCCCTTCCGCGCGGGCCAGCGGGTGGTCGGCGGGCAGGGCCACGTCCAGCGGGTCGGCGAGCAGCGGGACGCGGGTGAAGCGCGGGTCGGCGGCGCTCGGCGCCTGCGCGGCCAGCGACAGGGCGAGGTCCACCTCCCCGGCGGCCAGCAGTTCGTACGCCTCCTGCGCCTCGGCCTCCCGCACCCGCACCGTCACGGCGGGGTGGCTCGCCCGCAGCGCGGTGACGGCCGGTACGACGAGCGCCGGCACGGCGGTGGAGAAGGCGCCGACCCGTACCTCGCCGGCCTCTCCCCGGACGTACGCCGACAACTCGGCCTCCGCCCGTTCCAGTTGCTCGAAGACCGCCTCCGTGTGCCGCAGTACGAGGCGGGCCGCGTCCGTCAGTCGGACCCGGCGCCCCTGGGCCCGGAGCAGTTCCACGCCGAGCTGCCGGGAGAGGTTCGTCAGCTGCTGGGAGACGGCGGACGGCGTCATGTTCAGCGCCTCGGCCGTCGCGGTCACCGTGCCCCGTTCCCGCAGCGTCCGCAGGATCTGCAGCTTGCGGATGTCCCAGTCGGCCATGTCGGCAACCTGTCCGCGCCCGGCCCCCGTCACCGACGCGACCCCGCGCCGAGGACGACACCGCCGAGGATCAGCGCCATGCAGCCCGCCTGCGCCCAGCCGGTCGGTTCGGCCAGCAGCGCCCAGGAGAGCAGGGCGACGCACACCGGCTGGAGGTAGTAGACGACGCCGGCGCGGGACGGGCCGATCAGGGAGATCGCCCTGTTCCAGGCGAAGAAGGCCACCGCCGAGGAGGCGACACCGACGTAGAGGAGGGCGAGGACGGTGCCCGGCTCCGGGCTGAAGCCGCCCCGCGCGGCGAGGCTGACGCCCTGCGCGGGAAGCAGCATGAGGGTGCCGAGGAGGAACGTGGTGAACAGGAACCCGACCCCGTCCAGACCGGTGGGCCTGCGGCGCAGCAGCGCGCTGTACGACCCGAAGCAGCAGGCCGCGGCGATCATCCACAGGTCGCCCGCCGAGAAGCCCGCCCCGCCTCCGACCAGCAGCAGCACCCCCGCGCAGGCGACGAGCAGCCCCGCCACCCGACGGGCGCCGAGCCGTACGCCGCCCGCCCGTTCGTAGACCGCCATCAGCACCGGGGACGCCGCCATGATCATGCCCATGTTGGCGGCGGGCGTGGTGACGCCGGCCTGGTTGACGAGGGTGTTGTAGACGGCCACGCCGAGCAGGGAGGCGAGGAGTACGAAGCCGAGGTGGCGCCGGATGAGCGCGCGCTGCCGCCATGCCCGCCGGGCGCCGAAGGGGGCCACGACCGCGAGCGCCACCACCCAGCGCCAGAACGCGTGCTGCACGGGCGGGACGCTGTCCCCGAGGGCACGGGAGGCGACGAAGCTGCCGGACCAGACGACGGTGGCGAGCACGGCGAGCCCGATCCCGAGCGCGACGGGGGCGGCGGGCGCGGCGAGGGCGTTGGCAGGGGTGGGAGCGGGGGTGACGGTCCGGCGGTCGGCTACGGCCACGGAGGTCCTTTCACTGTCGACGGTCGTGGTGGAGCTACCGTCGCAGGCCCGGACCCGTCAGGTCCATCGAATCTTTTCGACTGTTCCTTGAAGGAGAACTGAACGGTTCGAGCGCCGTGCCCGTCTTCGCTCGCGGCGCCCGCTGCCCCGCGACCGTCGCCCCGAACGCCAGCGCCATGCCGGCCAGTTGCACCGGCGTCAG
The Streptomyces sp. NBC_01723 genome window above contains:
- a CDS encoding S8 family serine peptidase, producing the protein MTHTPQREPIPGARRAARIAVAAGLVAALAAAGPVPAAFAADGPAAALPADASVKSAHDKLGSDDADRLAEAKADGEKNVTMMVATAPGDTERVAKELEAVPGGTVGRTYDELGYVRATVPTAKADSAIAAAAKLSSVHGIDLREEIPLDDPTPSADRAKGATHHKGRSYPAPDRRTPAENPYNPSFETGAVDFVEKYPKADGRGVTIGILDSGVDLGHPALRKTTTGERKIVDWVTATDPVVDGDRTWRPMTTSVSGPTFTFGGQTWTAPAGSYRVSTFLESYTTGGDAAGDANRDGDTTDSWGVLYDAQAGTVRVDLNGNHDFADDTPMKPYKDGFQVGYFGTDDPKTDVAERQPFVIEIRKDVVYNSSGAKADFVNIGVIESEHGTHVAGLTAANGLFGGRMDGAAPGAKIVSSRACTWSGGCTNVALTEGMIDLVVNRGVDIVNMSIGGLPALNDGNNARAELYTRLIDDHGVQLVISAGNSGPGANTIGDPGLADKVISVGASISRETWAANYGSQVRTRYAMMPFSSRGPREDGGFTPTLTAPGAAVNTIQTWMPGAPVPEAGYDLPAGYGMLQGTSMASPQAAGASALLLSAAKQARVDLTPAKLRTALTSTADHISGVQAYEEGAGLINVPDAWRAIREGATAHEYTVQAPVDTAIDQFLKTPGKGTGLYDREGGLKAGERKTYEITLTRTSGSDRAVRHELEFENNAGRTFRIVGPDEVRLPLNEPVTVKVEARPGSAGLKSAVLEVDDPRTEGVDKQVLTTVVVSAPLKYDVSARGSVQRNATKSYFVTVPEGAKTLEVAMSGLRDGSQTRFIAIHPYGVPVDNTSTPYCYNNYLDGNGCRPDVRAYADPQPGVWEIEVESRRTSPLLDNPYELDVTVLGAVFDPETVAVPEAKAGTPAAVSWKVTNRYAPLEGKLVGGPLGSSETSRPSIAQGQTATSTVEVPEGADSLDVAIGGVSDAAADLDLTVYGADGAVVGQSADGDSEESVSVAKPAAGTYTVEVAGYSVPSGSTEYDYRDVFFAATLGSVSVDDAAPVELGTGDSATVTAQVTALAAAPEGREFFGRVQLVNAHGTAAGLGSVRIGKVVP
- a CDS encoding RNA polymerase sigma factor, which translates into the protein MAVLRRKARRGQGDAGRDDPLDAAQERRVRAVLALGGVPQADLPDGVQQVRLRLLERTASGREAPRDVSAWAAVVASNLAMDWHRARRRQDRLGERLAALRQTDHPSGEDTSVLSLAVAQGLDELPDAQRQVLVLRFFADLPVRGIAEELGIPEGTVKSRLHTAVRALRARLHEDEVV
- a CDS encoding aspartate-semialdehyde dehydrogenase; translation: MRIGIVGATGQVGTVMRRILTERDFPVTELRLFASARSAGKELDGVTVEDATTADYSGLDIVLFSAGGATSKALAEKVASQGPVVIDNSSAWRRDPEVPLVVSEVNPHAIADRPKGIIANPNCTTMAAMPVLRPLHAEAGLEALVVATYQAVSGSGLAGVDELFEQVQKVGADAPKLTHDGSAVEFPKPDKYVAPIAYNVLPLAGSIVDDGLHETDEEQKLRNESRKILEIPELKVSGTCVRVPVFSGHSLQINARFARPLSVARAKELLAGAPGVALTEVPTPLQAAGQDPSYVGRIREDETVENGLALFVSNDNLRKGAALNAVQIAELVAAELKG
- a CDS encoding DUF1203 domain-containing protein → MEHYTAHPVPPATLKELRVTDDAGRAPDPLTDPEGGAPLRCCLRRSVPGERIALVSYAPLRRWAARTGADPGAYDEQGPVFVHAEECAGPDGDGLAFTNAHRTVRRYSAEGHILGGRLVGGADEFAPAIQEAFDDPAVAFVHVRAVEYGCFLYEVRRG
- the pepN gene encoding aminopeptidase N, with protein sequence MPGTNLTREEARQRATLLSVDSYEIDLDLTGAQEGGTYRSVTTVRFDVAEGGGESFIDLVAPTVHEVTLNGDALDADEVFQDSRIALPGLLPGRNILRVAADCAYTNTGEGLHRFVDPVDDQAYLYTQFEVPDARRVFASFEQPDLKATFQFTVKAPEGWTVISNSPTPEPKDSVWVFEPTPRLSSYVTALIVGPYHSVHSVYEKDGQSVPLGIYCRPSLAEHLDSDAIFEVTRQGFEWFQEKFDYPYPFKKYDQLFVPEFNAGAMENAGAVTIRDQYVFRSKVTDAAYEVRAATILHELAHMWFGDLVTMEWWNDLWLNESFATYAEAACQADAPGSKWPHSWTTFANQMKTWAYRQDQLPSTHPIMADISDLDDVLVNFDGITYAKGASVLKQLVAYVGEDAFFRGVQAYFKRHAFGNTRLSDLLGVLEETSGRDLKTWSKAWLETAGINVLRPEIETDGEGVITSFAIRQEAPALPAGAKGEPTLRPHRIAVGAYDLDADGKLVRGERVELDVDGELTDVPQLVGKARPAVLLLNDDDLSYAKVRLDEQSLAVVTEHLGDFTESLPRALCWASAWDMTRDAELATRDYLSLVLSGIGKESDIGVVQSLHRQVKLAIDQYAAPTAREALLTRWTEATLAHLRAAEAGSDHQLAWARAFAATARTPEQLDLLDALLDGTQTIEGLAVDTELRWAFVQRLAAVGRFGGSEIASEYERDKTAAGERHAATARAARPTEQAKAEAWESVVESDKLPNAVQEAVIAGFVQTDQRELLASYTERYFEALKGVWESRSHEMAQQIAVGLYPAVQVSQETLDRTDAWLASAQPNAALRRLVSESRSGIERALLAQAADAAATTE
- a CDS encoding LysR family transcriptional regulator → MADWDIRKLQILRTLRERGTVTATAEALNMTPSAVSQQLTNLSRQLGVELLRAQGRRVRLTDAARLVLRHTEAVFEQLERAEAELSAYVRGEAGEVRVGAFSTAVPALVVPAVTALRASHPAVTVRVREAEAQEAYELLAAGEVDLALSLAAQAPSAADPRFTRVPLLADPLDVALPADHPLARAEGLRLADLAAEPWIFGGSGPWSAITHAACETAGFRPHQAHTAAGWTAILAMVGAGMGVALVPRMAAVPRDGVSMRDLHADRPVRHVVAAVRRGASEAPAVATVLGALHGAAASRP
- a CDS encoding DMT family transporter, producing the protein MAVADRRTVTPAPTPANALAAPAAPVALGIGLAVLATVVWSGSFVASRALGDSVPPVQHAFWRWVVALAVVAPFGARRAWRQRALIRRHLGFVLLASLLGVAVYNTLVNQAGVTTPAANMGMIMAASPVLMAVYERAGGVRLGARRVAGLLVACAGVLLLVGGGAGFSAGDLWMIAAACCFGSYSALLRRRPTGLDGVGFLFTTFLLGTLMLLPAQGVSLAARGGFSPEPGTVLALLYVGVASSAVAFFAWNRAISLIGPSRAGVVYYLQPVCVALLSWALLAEPTGWAQAGCMALILGGVVLGAGSRR